In one Mustela lutreola isolate mMusLut2 chromosome 8, mMusLut2.pri, whole genome shotgun sequence genomic region, the following are encoded:
- the MAP3K12 gene encoding mitogen-activated protein kinase kinase kinase 12 isoform X2 — protein MACLHETRTPSPSFGGFVSTLSEASMRKLDPDTSDCTPEKDLTPTHVLQLHEQDAGGPGGATGSPESRASRVRADEVRLQCQSGSGFLEGLFGCLRPVWTMIGKAYSTEHKQQQEDLWEVPFEEILDLQWVGSGAQGAVFLGRFHGEEVAVKKVRDLKETDIKHLRKLKHPNIITFKGVCTQAPCYCILMEFCAQGQLYEVLRAGRPVTPSLLVDWSMGIAGGMNYLHLHKIIHRDLKSPNMLITYDDVVKISDFGTSKELSDKSTKMSFAGTVAWMAPEVIRNEPVSEKVDIWSFGVVLWELLTGEIPYKDVDSSAIIWGVGSNSLHLPVPSSCPDGFKILLRQCWNSKPRNRPSFRQILLHLDIASADVLSTPQETYFKSQAEWREEVKLHFEKIKSEGTCLHRLEEELVMRRREELRHALDIREHYERKLERANNLYMELNALMLQLELKERELLRREQALERRCPGLLKSHPSRGLLHGNTMEKLIKKRNVPQKLSPHSKRPDILKTESLLPKLDAALSGVGLPGCPKGPPSPGRSRRGKTRHRKASAKGSCGDLPGLRAALPPHEPGGPGSPGGLGGGPSAWEACPPALRGLHHDLLLRKMSSSSPDLLSAALGARGRGATGGAGDPGSPPPARGDTPPSEGSAPGSTSPDSPGGAKGEPPPPVGPGDVVGLLGTGREGTAGRGGSRAGSQHLTPAALLYRAAVTRSQKRGISSEEEEGEVDSEVELPSSQRWPQGMNMRQSLSTFSSENPSDGEEGTASEPSPSGTPEVGSTNTDERPDERSDDMCSQGSEIPLDPPASEVVPGPEPSSRPIPHQDLPRGEQGPPTNEDSDCDSTELDNSNSGEALQPPASLPP, from the exons ATGGCCTGCCTCCATGAGACCCGAACACCCTCTCCCTCCTTCGGGGGTTTCGTGTCCACCCTGAGCGAGGCGTCGATGCGCAAGCTCGACCCGGACACTTCTGACTGCACCCCTGAGAAGGACCTGACACCCACCCA TGTCCTGCAGCTCCACGAGCAGGATGCAGGGGGCCCTGGGGGAGCCACGGGGTCACCTGAGAGTCGGGCATCCAGGGTCCGAGCCGATGAGGTGCGGCTGCAGTGCCAGAGCGGCAGCGGCTTTCTGGAAGGGCTCTTCGGCTGCCTGCGACCTGTCTGGACCATGATCGGCAAAGCCTACTccacagagcacaagcagcagcagGAAG ACCTGTGGGAGGTCCCCTTTGAGGAGATCCTGGACCTGCAgtgggtgggctcaggggcccagggCGCGGTGTTCCTGGGACGCTTCCACGGGGAGGAAGTGGCTGTAAAGAAGGTACGGGACCTGAAGGAGACGGACATCAAGCACCTGCGGAAGCTGAAGCACCCCAACATCATCACCTTCAA GGGCGTAtgcacccaggctccctgctactGCATCCTCATGGAGTTCTGCGCCCAGGGCCAGTTGTACGAGGTCCTGCGGGCTGGCCGCCCTGTCACCCCCTCATTGCTGGTTGACTGGTCCATGGGCATCGCCGGTGGCATGAACTACCTGCACCTGCACAAGATTATCCATAGAGACCTCAAGTCCCCCAA CATGCTAATCACGTACGACGATGTGGTGAAGATCTCCGATTTTGGCACTTCCAAGGAGCTGAGTGACAAGAGCACCAAGATGTCCTTTGCAGGGACAGTAGCCTGGATGGCCCCTGAAGTGATCCGCAACGAGCCTGTGTCCGAGAAGGTTGACATCTG GTCCTTTGGCGTGGTGCTGTGGGAACTGCTGACTGGTGAGATCCCCTACAAAGACGTAGATTCCTCAGCCATCATCTGGGGCGTGGGAAGCAACAGTCTCCATCTGCCAGTGCCCTCCAGCTGCCCAGACGGCTTCAAAATCCTGCTTCGCCAGTGTTG GAACAGCAAACCAAGAAATCGTCCATCGTTCCGTCAGATCCTGCTGCACCTGGACATCGCCTCAGCCGACGTCCTGTCCACACCCCAGGAGACTTACTTTAAGTCCCAG GCAGAGTGGCGCGAAGAGGTAAAGCTgcactttgaaaaaattaagtcAGAAGGGACCTGTCTGCACCGCCTAGAAGAGGAGCTGGtgatgaggaggagggaggagctcag ACACGCCTTGGACATCCGGGAGCACTACGAAAGGAAGCTGGAGAGAGCCAACAACCTGTACATGGAGCTTAATGCCCTCATGTTGCAGCTGGAGCTCAAGGAGAGGGAGCTGCTCAG GAGGGAACAAGCTTTAGAGCGGAGATGCCCAGGTCTGCTTAAATCACACCCTTCCCGAGGCCTCCTGCATGGGAACACTATGGAGAAGCTCATCAAGAAGAGGAACGTCCCACAGAAACTGTCACCCCACAGTAAAAG GCCAGATATCCTCAAGACTGAATCTTTGCTACCTAAACTTGATGCTGCCCTGAGTGGGGTGGGGCTTCCTGGGTGTCCTAAGGGCCCCCCCTCACCAGGACGAAGTCGTCGTGGCAAGACTCGACACCGCAAGGCCAGCGCCAAGGGCAGCTGTGGAGACCTGCCTGGGCTTCGTGCAGCTTTGCCACCCCATGAACCTGGGGGACCAGGAAGCCCAGGGGGGCTAGGAGGGGGACCCTCAGCCTGGGAGGCCTGCCCTCCAGCCCTACGTGGGCTCCACCATGACCTCCTGCTTCGAAAGATGTCTTCATCATCCCCGGATCTGCTGTCAGCAGCACTGGGAGCCCGGGGCCGAGGGGCCACAGGGGGAGCTGGGGATCCTGGCTCACCACCTCCAGCTCGGGGAGATACCCCGCCAAGTGAGGGCTCCGCACCAGGCTCCACCAGCCCAGATTCACCTGGGGGAGCCAAAGGGGAGCCACCTCCACCAGTAGGGCCTGGTGACGTTGTGGGGCTGCTGGGAACTGGAAGGGAAGGGACGGCGGGACGGGGAGGAAGCCGGGCTGGGTCCCAGCACCTGACCCCAGCTGCACTGCTGTACAGGGCTGCTGTCACCCGGAGCCAG AAACGTGGTATCTCAtcggaggaagaggaaggagaggtggACAGTGAAGTAGAGCTGCCATCAAGCCAGAG GTGGCCTCAAGGCATGAACATGCGCCAGTCactgtccaccttcagctcagagAATCCATCTGATGGGGAGGAGGGCACAGCCAGTGAGCCCTCCCCCAGCGGCACACCTGAAGTTGGCAGTACCAACACCGACGAGCGGCCAGATGAGCGGTCTGATGACATGTGTTCCCAGGGCTCAGAAATCCCACTGGACCCACCTGCATCAGAGGTGGTTCCTGGCCCCGAACCCAGCTCCCGACCCATCCCACACCAGGACCtacccagaggggagcag GGCCCTCCCACTAATGAGGACTCAGACTGTGACAGCACTGAACTGGACAACTCCAACAGTGGTGAAGCCTTGcagcctccagcctccctccctccatga
- the MAP3K12 gene encoding mitogen-activated protein kinase kinase kinase 12 isoform X1, which translates to MACLHETRTPSPSFGGFVSTLSEASMRKLDPDTSDCTPEKDLTPTQCVLRDVVPLGGQGGGGPSPSPGGEPPPEPFANSVLQLHEQDAGGPGGATGSPESRASRVRADEVRLQCQSGSGFLEGLFGCLRPVWTMIGKAYSTEHKQQQEDLWEVPFEEILDLQWVGSGAQGAVFLGRFHGEEVAVKKVRDLKETDIKHLRKLKHPNIITFKGVCTQAPCYCILMEFCAQGQLYEVLRAGRPVTPSLLVDWSMGIAGGMNYLHLHKIIHRDLKSPNMLITYDDVVKISDFGTSKELSDKSTKMSFAGTVAWMAPEVIRNEPVSEKVDIWSFGVVLWELLTGEIPYKDVDSSAIIWGVGSNSLHLPVPSSCPDGFKILLRQCWNSKPRNRPSFRQILLHLDIASADVLSTPQETYFKSQAEWREEVKLHFEKIKSEGTCLHRLEEELVMRRREELRHALDIREHYERKLERANNLYMELNALMLQLELKERELLRREQALERRCPGLLKSHPSRGLLHGNTMEKLIKKRNVPQKLSPHSKRPDILKTESLLPKLDAALSGVGLPGCPKGPPSPGRSRRGKTRHRKASAKGSCGDLPGLRAALPPHEPGGPGSPGGLGGGPSAWEACPPALRGLHHDLLLRKMSSSSPDLLSAALGARGRGATGGAGDPGSPPPARGDTPPSEGSAPGSTSPDSPGGAKGEPPPPVGPGDVVGLLGTGREGTAGRGGSRAGSQHLTPAALLYRAAVTRSQKRGISSEEEEGEVDSEVELPSSQRWPQGMNMRQSLSTFSSENPSDGEEGTASEPSPSGTPEVGSTNTDERPDERSDDMCSQGSEIPLDPPASEVVPGPEPSSRPIPHQDLPRGEQGPPTNEDSDCDSTELDNSNSGEALQPPASLPP; encoded by the exons ATGGCCTGCCTCCATGAGACCCGAACACCCTCTCCCTCCTTCGGGGGTTTCGTGTCCACCCTGAGCGAGGCGTCGATGCGCAAGCTCGACCCGGACACTTCTGACTGCACCCCTGAGAAGGACCTGACACCCACCCAGTGTGTACTCCGAGATGTGGTGCCGCTGGGCGGGCAGGGCGGGGGCGGGCCGAGCCCCTCCCCGGGGGGAGAGCCGCCCCCTGAGCCTTTCGCCAATAGTGTCCTGCAGCTCCACGAGCAGGATGCAGGGGGCCCTGGGGGAGCCACGGGGTCACCTGAGAGTCGGGCATCCAGGGTCCGAGCCGATGAGGTGCGGCTGCAGTGCCAGAGCGGCAGCGGCTTTCTGGAAGGGCTCTTCGGCTGCCTGCGACCTGTCTGGACCATGATCGGCAAAGCCTACTccacagagcacaagcagcagcagGAAG ACCTGTGGGAGGTCCCCTTTGAGGAGATCCTGGACCTGCAgtgggtgggctcaggggcccagggCGCGGTGTTCCTGGGACGCTTCCACGGGGAGGAAGTGGCTGTAAAGAAGGTACGGGACCTGAAGGAGACGGACATCAAGCACCTGCGGAAGCTGAAGCACCCCAACATCATCACCTTCAA GGGCGTAtgcacccaggctccctgctactGCATCCTCATGGAGTTCTGCGCCCAGGGCCAGTTGTACGAGGTCCTGCGGGCTGGCCGCCCTGTCACCCCCTCATTGCTGGTTGACTGGTCCATGGGCATCGCCGGTGGCATGAACTACCTGCACCTGCACAAGATTATCCATAGAGACCTCAAGTCCCCCAA CATGCTAATCACGTACGACGATGTGGTGAAGATCTCCGATTTTGGCACTTCCAAGGAGCTGAGTGACAAGAGCACCAAGATGTCCTTTGCAGGGACAGTAGCCTGGATGGCCCCTGAAGTGATCCGCAACGAGCCTGTGTCCGAGAAGGTTGACATCTG GTCCTTTGGCGTGGTGCTGTGGGAACTGCTGACTGGTGAGATCCCCTACAAAGACGTAGATTCCTCAGCCATCATCTGGGGCGTGGGAAGCAACAGTCTCCATCTGCCAGTGCCCTCCAGCTGCCCAGACGGCTTCAAAATCCTGCTTCGCCAGTGTTG GAACAGCAAACCAAGAAATCGTCCATCGTTCCGTCAGATCCTGCTGCACCTGGACATCGCCTCAGCCGACGTCCTGTCCACACCCCAGGAGACTTACTTTAAGTCCCAG GCAGAGTGGCGCGAAGAGGTAAAGCTgcactttgaaaaaattaagtcAGAAGGGACCTGTCTGCACCGCCTAGAAGAGGAGCTGGtgatgaggaggagggaggagctcag ACACGCCTTGGACATCCGGGAGCACTACGAAAGGAAGCTGGAGAGAGCCAACAACCTGTACATGGAGCTTAATGCCCTCATGTTGCAGCTGGAGCTCAAGGAGAGGGAGCTGCTCAG GAGGGAACAAGCTTTAGAGCGGAGATGCCCAGGTCTGCTTAAATCACACCCTTCCCGAGGCCTCCTGCATGGGAACACTATGGAGAAGCTCATCAAGAAGAGGAACGTCCCACAGAAACTGTCACCCCACAGTAAAAG GCCAGATATCCTCAAGACTGAATCTTTGCTACCTAAACTTGATGCTGCCCTGAGTGGGGTGGGGCTTCCTGGGTGTCCTAAGGGCCCCCCCTCACCAGGACGAAGTCGTCGTGGCAAGACTCGACACCGCAAGGCCAGCGCCAAGGGCAGCTGTGGAGACCTGCCTGGGCTTCGTGCAGCTTTGCCACCCCATGAACCTGGGGGACCAGGAAGCCCAGGGGGGCTAGGAGGGGGACCCTCAGCCTGGGAGGCCTGCCCTCCAGCCCTACGTGGGCTCCACCATGACCTCCTGCTTCGAAAGATGTCTTCATCATCCCCGGATCTGCTGTCAGCAGCACTGGGAGCCCGGGGCCGAGGGGCCACAGGGGGAGCTGGGGATCCTGGCTCACCACCTCCAGCTCGGGGAGATACCCCGCCAAGTGAGGGCTCCGCACCAGGCTCCACCAGCCCAGATTCACCTGGGGGAGCCAAAGGGGAGCCACCTCCACCAGTAGGGCCTGGTGACGTTGTGGGGCTGCTGGGAACTGGAAGGGAAGGGACGGCGGGACGGGGAGGAAGCCGGGCTGGGTCCCAGCACCTGACCCCAGCTGCACTGCTGTACAGGGCTGCTGTCACCCGGAGCCAG AAACGTGGTATCTCAtcggaggaagaggaaggagaggtggACAGTGAAGTAGAGCTGCCATCAAGCCAGAG GTGGCCTCAAGGCATGAACATGCGCCAGTCactgtccaccttcagctcagagAATCCATCTGATGGGGAGGAGGGCACAGCCAGTGAGCCCTCCCCCAGCGGCACACCTGAAGTTGGCAGTACCAACACCGACGAGCGGCCAGATGAGCGGTCTGATGACATGTGTTCCCAGGGCTCAGAAATCCCACTGGACCCACCTGCATCAGAGGTGGTTCCTGGCCCCGAACCCAGCTCCCGACCCATCCCACACCAGGACCtacccagaggggagcag GGCCCTCCCACTAATGAGGACTCAGACTGTGACAGCACTGAACTGGACAACTCCAACAGTGGTGAAGCCTTGcagcctccagcctccctccctccatga